Genomic DNA from Candidatus Koribacter versatilis Ellin345:
GTAAAGGTCACGTTGTTCCATGCATCGGCGGAGAACAGCGAGCCCACCTGCGCCACCGCGAGGACTGTCACGGTGATGACCAGCGCCATGGGGCCGCCGACGCCCACTTGGACTGGGTGTACCGAGGTCCATCCTGCGCCTTCGAAGAAATGCCCGTGGAAATTCGCGGCCATCGCTTCGGCGGTTCGGCCAATCGTGATGCCGAGCACTACGAGGCCCAGCAGCGCCGCGGTCTTCGCGAACGTGAATACGTTCTGCACCAGCGCGCCGAGCTTCACGCCATACACGTTCAGAACCGACAAAAAGATGATGGTAAGAATTCCCATCAGGTTCTGCGTGTTAAGACCGACATCCATGTTGCCTAAAACCATGGGGCCGATGTGGATGGGCGGCACATGCGCGATGTGCCAGATCCAGTGCGAAGAAGAGATCGAAGGAAAGAAGATACCGAGAAACTTGCCAAACGCCACACCCACGGCGGCAATCGTGCCCGTCTGGATGACCATGAACAGCGTCCATCCATAGAGGAAGCCTGTGAGCGGGCCCAGTGCTTCGCGCAGATAAACGTATTGACCGCCGGCCTTGGGCATCATTGCCGCGAGTTCGCCGTAGGCCAGAGCTGCGGTGATGGTCATAAAGCCCGTCACCAGCCAGGCGCCGATGAGCAGCGCTGGCGACTGCACAAGCCGCGTGATGTCGGCCGCGACAATGTAAACGCCCGAACCGATCATCGAGCCCATGACCAGCGTGGTTGCACTGGTCAGGCCAAGCCCCTGGATGAAGCCTTCGTCTTTCGCTGCGGTACTGCGAACCTGTGCTTGCGTGCTCAAATCGGGTGCCTCGCTGCGGTCAGGCATATCTCTCCGGCTGCGGTGGAACCCATCGTGCAAACCCGAGCTCTGGGAGACGTTTCGCAAGAATGTACATCATCAGGACGAAACTGTGAATGGAATGTAACAGATGGAGGCAATTAGGAATGAAGGATTTGGAGGAACTCGCTCGCTCTTTGTCGGGGATCAACTAGCAGGTCGGCAATCACCGCTACCGAATCCGCACCAGCGTCGATCACCGATCGGCAGTTCTCGCGTGTGATGCCCCCAATCGCGACCAGCGGCTTGCTGGTTAGCTTGCGCACCGCTCTCAACCTGTCCAGGCCAACCACAGGATCAGGATTTATCTTGCTCTTGGTCGCGAAGATCGGACCGATCGCAAGATAGTCCACCGTCGCCTTATCGGCAATCTGAAGCTGCTCGGGGTTGTGCGTGGATGTCCCGACGAACATCTCTGGCCCTACCACCAACCGCGCACCTTCGGGCGAAAGATCATCCTGGCCTACGTGAACGCCGTGAAATCCTGCGGCAATCGCCAGATCGGCGCGATCATTGAGCAACAGCGTGACCTCCGGCGGCAGCGCCCGCTTCAACTCGCGCGCGTGCGACAGGATCTCCCGTGCGCTCCCCTGCTTGTTGCGATATTGCAGCAGGGTCACGCCGCCGGCGACGAGTTCCTTGGCGAAATGCGTTAACGTCGCGAGAGACGGCTCGGGCCCAAAGCAGTCGGCATCCACAATTGCGTAGAGCCTCGGCAGTTTGAGCCCGGAAGCCATTTACTTTTTGTGGGTCTGCGTCATGAAGCGCTCCATGAACTTCGTATCGAAGTTGCCGGCGCGGAAATCTGGGTCAGCCATGATCTTGCGGTGCAGCGGGATCGAGGTGTGAATGCCCTCGACGATGAACATCTCCAGCGCGCGCGCCATGCGTGAGATCGCTTCGTCGCGGTCTTTTCCGCGCACCACCAGCTTTGCGATGAGCGAATCGTAATACGGCGGAATGACGCCCTCGGC
This window encodes:
- a CDS encoding APC family permease, whose amino-acid sequence is MPDRSEAPDLSTQAQVRSTAAKDEGFIQGLGLTSATTLVMGSMIGSGVYIVAADITRLVQSPALLIGAWLVTGFMTITAALAYGELAAMMPKAGGQYVYLREALGPLTGFLYGWTLFMVIQTGTIAAVGVAFGKFLGIFFPSISSSHWIWHIAHVPPIHIGPMVLGNMDVGLNTQNLMGILTIIFLSVLNVYGVKLGALVQNVFTFAKTAALLGLVVLGITIGRTAEAMAANFHGHFFEGAGWTSVHPVQVGVGGPMALVITVTVLAVAQVGSLFSADAWNNVTFTAGEVKNPQRNLPLSLAIGTGAVILLYCLANFVYLLVLPMVGDPNGTTVLARGIQHATEDRVATAVMQQIFGAAGAAIMAVLILISTFGCNNGLILSGARVYYAMAKDGLFFKSAGKLHPEHKTPAASLFVQCIWCCILCVSGSYGQLLDYIVFAVLIFYILTIVALFVLRLKKPDVPRPYRAIGYPILPAIYILMALFIDIVLLLYKPQYTWPGLIIVLLGIPVYFIWSRVNRATA
- the thiE gene encoding thiamine phosphate synthase, whose amino-acid sequence is MASGLKLPRLYAIVDADCFGPEPSLATLTHFAKELVAGGVTLLQYRNKQGSAREILSHARELKRALPPEVTLLLNDRADLAIAAGFHGVHVGQDDLSPEGARLVVGPEMFVGTSTHNPEQLQIADKATVDYLAIGPIFATKSKINPDPVVGLDRLRAVRKLTSKPLVAIGGITRENCRSVIDAGADSVAVIADLLVDPRQRASEFLQILHS